The following nucleotide sequence is from Nocardioides eburneiflavus.
TGGCGGCGGTGGCCATGACCGGTCCGAAGTTGCGAGCGGTCTTGCGGTAGACGAGGTTGCCCATCCGGTCGGCGCGGTGGGCCTTGATCAGCGCGAAGTCGCCGCGGATCGGGTGCTCGAGGACGTAGTCGCGGCCCTCGATCGTGCGCCGCTCCTTGCCCTCGGCGAGCGGGGTGCCGACGCCGGTGGGGGAGAAGAACGCGCCGATGCCGGCGCCTGCGGCGCGCATCCGCTCGGCGAGGTTGCCCTGCGGCACCACCTCGAGCTCGATGCGGCCGGTGCGGTAGAGGTCGTCGAAGACCCAGGAGTCGCTCTGGCGGGGGAAGGAGCAGATGATCTTCCGTACGTGGCCGGTCGCGAGCAGCGCGGCGAGGCCGTGGTCGCCGTTGCCGGCGTTGTTGTTGACCACGGTCAGGTCGGCGGCGCCCTGCAGGCGCAGCGCGTCGATGAGCTCGGTCGGCTGCCCGGCGAGCCCGAAGCCGCCGATGAGCACGGTCGCTCCGTCGGGGATGTCGGCGACGGCCTCGGCGGGGTCGGTGAGGTGGGTGGTGGTCATGCGGCGTCCTCGTTCTCGAGCACCACGGCGAGGCCCTGGCCGACGCCGATGCAGATCGCAGCGACCCCCCAGCGGTGCCCGTCGGCGCGCATGGCGGCGGCGAGCGTGCCGAGGACGCGACCGCCGGACGCTCCCAGTGGGTGGCCGAGCGCGATCGCGCCGCCGCGGGTGTTGACGACCTCCGGGCCGGCGAGGCCCTGCCGGAGCCAGGCGTCGACGCAGACGAGGGACTGCACGGCGAAGGCCTCGTTGAGCTCGACGACCCCGACGTCGGACCAGCCGATGCCGGCTCGGGCGAGGGCCTTGCCGGCCGCCTCGACGGGCGCGAAGCCGAAGCGGTGCGGCTCGACGGCGTGGGTGCCGCGCCCGGCGATGCGGGCGATCGGGTCGCTGCCGATGCGGTCGGCCGCCGCGGCGGAGCCGAGGAGGACGGCGGAGGCGCCGTCGCTGAGAGGCGAGGCGTTGCCGGCGGTGATCGTGCCGTCGGGCCGGAACGACGGCTTGAGCGCGGACAGCGTCTCGGGGGAGGCGTCCGGGCGGATGCCCTCGTCGCGGGCGAGGTCCACGCCCTCGACGGGCACGACGAGGTCGTCGTAGAAGCCCGACTCCCACGCCTCGTGCGCGAGTCGGTGGGAGCGCGCCGCGAAGGCGTCCTGGCGCTCGCGGGGGACGTCGTGGATGTCCTGGAGCTGCTCGTTGGACTCACCCAGCGACACGGTCCACTCCTCGGGCATGCGCGGGTTGACCAGCCGCCAGCCCAGCGTCGTCGAGACCAGCTCGGTGTTGGCCGCGGGGAACGCGCGCTCGGGCTTGGGCAGCACCCAGGGGGCGCGGGTCATCGACTCGACGCCACCGGTGAGGACGATGTCGGCGTCGCCGGTCTCGATGGTGCGCGAGCCGATCATCGCGGCGTCCAGGGACGATCCGCAGAGGCGGTTGACCGAGGTGCCGGGCACCGAGACCGGGAGGCCGGCGAGCAGGGCGGCCATGCGGGCGACGTTGCGGTTGTCCTCGCCCGCGCCGTTGGCGTTGCCGAGCACGACCTCGTCGACCTCGGCCGGGTCGAGCCCGGTGCGCGCGAGGGCCGCCCGGAGCACGCCGGCGGCGAGGTCGTCGGGACGGGTCTTCGCCAGCGCCCCACCGAAGCGGCCGAACGGCGTGCGGACCGTCGCGTAGAGGTGGGCCTGCGGGGTGCTGCTCATGAGGGAGTGTCCTTCGGGTCGTGCTCGAGGTCGTCGAGGGTGGTCTGCGCGATGCGGAAGGCGGTGTTGGCGTCGGGCACACCGCAGTAGATCGCGGTCTGCAGGATCAGCTCCTTGATCTCGTCGTCGGTCAGTCCGTTGGTGCGGGCCGCGCGGAGGTGCATCGCGAGCTCCTCGTGGTGCGCGCGGGCGATGAGCGCGGTGAGGGTGATCATGGAGCGGCTGCGGCGGTCGAGACCGGGACGGGTCCAGATGCCACCCCAGGCGTAGTCGGTGATGAGCTCCTGGAACTCGCGGGTCAGGTCGGTCGCGGATGCGGTGGCCCGGTCGACGTGGGCGTCGCCCAGCACCTCGCGACGGACCTTCATGCCCGCCTCGACGCGTCCGGCGACCGTGTCCGGTGGGCCTGCGAGGCCGGCCACCTCCCGGATCGCCGCCGCGGTCTCGGCGGGTGCCTCGACGGGCGCCTGGTGCGCCACCCGGTCGAGCACGAACAGCCGGCCGTCCGACACCCCGTGGGCGACCTCGGCCATGCCGGCGACCGGCGCGGCGACGTCGTACGCCCCGGCGACCGCGACGACCGGTGCGGTGATCTCGCCGAGCCGGTCGCGCACGTCGAAGGTGGCGAGCGCCCCGCACACCGAGGCGTAGCCGAAGCGGTCCGCCTCCTGGAGCGCGCGGAGGAGCCCGGTCACGAGCTCGGGCTGCTCCTCGATGAACCCGGGGCGGAACCAGCGTCGAGCCGATCCCTCCACCATGACGGGTGTGCCGGAGCGGCGGACGAGGTCGGCGCGCTCGCGCCACATCGCCTCGTCCCCCAGCCGGGCACCGGAGCACACGACCGCGGCAGCGCGGACGCGCTCGGGCGCGTCGAGCAGCAGCTGGAGCCCGACCGCACCGCCCACGGAGTCGCCTGCGTGGACGAACGACCCGCCGGCCTCCCCCCGCGCGGCGAGGACCCCGTCGACGAAGGCCAGCACCCCCGCGGCGAGGTCGGTCATGGTGGGGTCCTCGGTCGGGACGGAGCGGTTCACGCCGTGACCGGGCAGGTCCCAGGCGACGACGTGGAAGTCGTCGCCCAGGAGCGCCGCGACGGGGGACCACAGCGCGGTGGCCGACGTGCCGAGGGAGGGGCCGCAGACCAGCAGCGGCAGGTCGGGCGATCCGGCCAGCTCGACGCCGGCGAGGTGCGGGGTGCTCATGGGTGTCGTCCTCCGGATGCGGCGCGGGCCAGCAGCAGGTCGATCAGCGCGTCGGTGCTGCCGAGGTAGTGCGTGGGGTCGAAGTCGTCCGTCGCAGCGCCGTCGACGAGGCCGGTCAGGCTGCGCTGCTCGGCGAGCAGCCCTGATCCTGCCGCCTGCACCAGCCTGGCC
It contains:
- a CDS encoding 3-oxoacid CoA-transferase subunit A, encoding MTTTHLTDPAEAVADIPDGATVLIGGFGLAGQPTELIDALRLQGAADLTVVNNNAGNGDHGLAALLATGHVRKIICSFPRQSDSWVFDDLYRTGRIELEVVPQGNLAERMRAAGAGIGAFFSPTGVGTPLAEGKERRTIEGRDYVLEHPIRGDFALIKAHRADRMGNLVYRKTARNFGPVMATAATTTIVQVDDVVDTGDLDPENVVTPSIFVDRVVHTS
- a CDS encoding thiolase family protein, with product MSSTPQAHLYATVRTPFGRFGGALAKTRPDDLAAGVLRAALARTGLDPAEVDEVVLGNANGAGEDNRNVARMAALLAGLPVSVPGTSVNRLCGSSLDAAMIGSRTIETGDADIVLTGGVESMTRAPWVLPKPERAFPAANTELVSTTLGWRLVNPRMPEEWTVSLGESNEQLQDIHDVPRERQDAFAARSHRLAHEAWESGFYDDLVVPVEGVDLARDEGIRPDASPETLSALKPSFRPDGTITAGNASPLSDGASAVLLGSAAAADRIGSDPIARIAGRGTHAVEPHRFGFAPVEAAGKALARAGIGWSDVGVVELNEAFAVQSLVCVDAWLRQGLAGPEVVNTRGGAIALGHPLGASGGRVLGTLAAAMRADGHRWGVAAICIGVGQGLAVVLENEDAA
- the pcaC gene encoding 4-carboxymuconolactone decarboxylase: MSTPHLAGVELAGSPDLPLLVCGPSLGTSATALWSPVAALLGDDFHVVAWDLPGHGVNRSVPTEDPTMTDLAAGVLAFVDGVLAARGEAGGSFVHAGDSVGGAVGLQLLLDAPERVRAAAVVCSGARLGDEAMWRERADLVRRSGTPVMVEGSARRWFRPGFIEEQPELVTGLLRALQEADRFGYASVCGALATFDVRDRLGEITAPVVAVAGAYDVAAPVAGMAEVAHGVSDGRLFVLDRVAHQAPVEAPAETAAAIREVAGLAGPPDTVAGRVEAGMKVRREVLGDAHVDRATASATDLTREFQELITDYAWGGIWTRPGLDRRSRSMITLTALIARAHHEELAMHLRAARTNGLTDDEIKELILQTAIYCGVPDANTAFRIAQTTLDDLEHDPKDTPS